From the genome of Metarhizium brunneum chromosome 4, complete sequence, one region includes:
- the SEC7 gene encoding Protein transport protein SEC7: MSSLKFVVSSLDAIATSKDAQRNKQLAESANKALDAIKEQDQLPDPEIVFAPLQLATKSSNSQLTTAALDCIGKLISYSYFSIPTKEDAADTDNKESVEQLPPLIERAIDTICDCFQGETTAVEIQLQIVKSLLAAVLNDKIVVHGAGLLKAVRQVYNVFLLSRSTANQQVAQGTLTQMVGTVFERVRTRLHMKESRLSLGSMKHSSSNITFDPNDLASSTQLGPNGEESPAPQSDSNAPEQSNGGAKLTLKDLEHRKSFDDSTLGDGPTMVTRLKPANKDDSLTSSSSGPDGSTQEDMDDLDAEDEVYIRDAYLVFRSFCNLSTKILPPDQLYDLRGQPMRSKLISLHLIHTLLNNNITVFTSPLCTIKNSKNNEPTSFLQAIKFYLCLSITRNGASSVDRIFDVCSEIFWLMLKYMRSSFKKEIEVFLNEIYLALLSRRNAPVSQKLYFVTILNRLCADPRALVETYLNYDCDQTVDNIFQAMVEDLSKFSTTPLVITTINEQVYEELRAKTPPASDWQLKGILPPPLTVAQIIPPQENEPDYPKEYAMKRLSLEALVETLRSLVNWSASVRSDGGDMLRPEGDIKGSLDELRPSIDPTLSDSASRLETPLPPSTPVVDDDPDQLEKEKARKTALINAIRQFNFKPKKGVKLLLRDGFIDSNSPADIANFLLKEDKLDKAQIGEYLGEGDQENIDIMHAFVDAMDFTKKRFVDALRQFLQSFRLPGEAQKIDRFMLKFAERYVMGNPNAFANADTAYVLAYSVIMLNTDQHSSKIAKRMSKEEFIKNNRGINDNADLPDEYLLGIYDEIANNEIVLTSEREAAAVAGTVTANPAGGLAAGIGQAFSNVGRDLQREAYVQQSEEISLRSEQLFKNLFKSQRRNTAKAEPRFIPATSFKHVGSMFDVTWMSFFSALSSQIQKSHNIEVNKLCLEGMKLATRIACLFELSTPREAFISALRNTTNLNNPQDMQAKNIEALKVILDLGQTEGNLLRESWKDILMCISQLDRLQLITGGVDESTIPDVSQARFIPPPRTDTSDSRSSAHSRQRPRQRSGTGPRGFSHEIALESRSDDFIRSVDRIFTNTANLSGEAMVQFAKALTEVSWDEIKVSGSNESPRTYSLQKIVEISYYNMNRVRFEWSNIWDVLGEHFNQVGCHNNMNIVFFALDSLRQLSMRFMEIEELAGFKFQKDFLKPFEHVLANSHNVTVKDLVLRCLIQMIQARGGNIRSGWRTMFGVFTVAAREPHESIVNLAYENVNQVYKTKFGVVISQGAFTDLIVCLTEFSKNLKFQKKSLAALELLKSIIPAMLKTPECPLSQKYKSMQGNTNADAPNKTSDGPKRTLSNTTVEEGFWFPVLFAFHDVLMTGEDLEVRSNALEYFFAALIKYGGDFTPEFWDILWRQQLYPIFMVLRSRPEMTNVLNHEELSVWLSTTMIQALRNMITLFTHYFESLEYMLDRFLELLALCICQENDTISRIGSNCLQQLILKNVTKFTPEHWAKIVGAFCELFERTTAYQLFTATNMGTTASLALPSNGFDFSGTLSPTGETASVDEKSLKINGTNDDSGAVSDGEPIPRQPSPKPLDDDMETPGGIAGQPLEEFRPSSNLQQQPVVVTAARRRFFNRIISRCVLQLLMIETVNELFSNDTVYAHIPSTELLRLMALLKRSFQFARRFNEDKELRMKLWREGFMKQPPNLLKQESGAAATYVSILFRMFADNAPERLESRPDIEAALVPLCKDIIQGYSALAEESQHRNIMAWRPVVVDVLEGYATFPEDAFKSHIPDFYPLAVELLTKELSQDLRGALLIVLRRVGEVGLGIEGLTKAGEKRRESIIGDSAEEVAAGQDASAMKML; the protein is encoded by the exons ATGAGCTCTCTCAAGTTTGTGGTGTCCTCCTTGGATGCCATTGCTACCTCCAAAGATGCGCAGCGCAACAAGCAGCTCGCCGAGTCTGCAAACAAGGCTctcgatgccatcaaggAGCAAGACCAGCTTCCAGACCCCGAAATCGTCTTTGCTCCTTTGCAACTAGCCACAAAGTCGAGCAACTCGCAGTTGACGACGGCTGCTCTCGATTGCATCGGCAAGCTGATATCCTATTCATATTTCTCAATACCTACCAAAGAAGACGCCGCGGATACCGATAACAAAGAATCCGTCGAGCAACTACCCCCCCTGATCGAGCGAGCCATCGACACAATTTGTGACTGTTTCCAGGGCGAAACTACGGCTGTTGAGATTCAGCTTCAAATTGTCAAGTCCCTACTTGCTGCTGTTCTCAATGACAAAATTGTCGTGCATGGTGCAGGTCTTCTCAAAGCCGTCCGCCAGGTCTACAATGTCTTTCTGCTGTCAAGAAGCACTGCAAATCAGCAGGTTGCCCAAGGCACCTTGACGCAGATGGTTGGGACAGTCTTCGAACGTGTGAGGACGAGGCTGCACATGAAGGAGTCTAGACTGAGCCTAGGCAGCATGAAGCATAGCTCCAGCAACATCACATTTGATCCTAACGATCTGGCAAGTAGCACACAGCTGGGCCCCAATGGCGAGGAGTCGCCTGCACCTCAATCGGACTCCAATGCTCCAGAACAGTCCAACGGTGGCGCCAAGCTGACATTGAAGGATCTCGAACATCGGAAGAGTTTTGATGATTCTACGCTCGGTGATGGGCCAACAATGGTCACAAGGTTGAAGCCTGCCAACAAAGATGACTCGTTAACTTCTAGTTCATCAGGGCCCGATGGTTCGACCCAGGAAGATATGGATGATCTAGATGCTGAGGACGAAGTATATATACGAGATGCCTACCTCGTATTTCGGTCTTTCTGTAACTTGTCAACCAAAATTCTCCCCCCTGATCAGTTGTATGATCTGCGCGGACAGCCAATGCGATCGAAACTCATCTCTCTTCACCTCATTCATACTTTactcaacaacaacatcacCGTGTTCACGTCGCCCCTCTGCACCATAAAGAATTCTAAAAACAACGAGCCAACATCATTCTTGCAAGCCATCAAGTTTTACCTTTGCCTTAGCATCACCCGCAATGGTGCAAGTTCTGTAGACCGCATCTTTGATGTTTGTTCCGAGATTTTTTGGTTAATGCTCAAATACATGAGGTCCTCGTTCAAG AAAGAAATCGAGGTCTTTCTTAACGAAATCTACCTTGCCCTCCTATCTCGACGCAACGCGCCGGTGTCACAAAAGCTCTACTTTGTAACGATACTCAATCGGCTGTGTGCAGACCCCAGAGCTCTAGTCGAAACGTATCTCAACTATGATTGTGACCAGACTGTGGACAACATCTTTCAAGCTATGGTCGAGGATCTTTCCAAATTCTCCACAACACCCCTCGTAATCACGACAATCAACGAACAGGTATATGAAGAGTTGAGGGCCAAGACACCACCCGCCAGCGACTGGCAGCTGAAAGGCATTCTACCACCCCCGTTAACAGTTGCCCAAATCATCCCACCGCAGGAGAATGAACCAGACTACCCGAAGGAATATGCAATGAAGCGGCTATCACTCGAAGCTTTGGTCGAAACGCTCAGATCCCTGGTTAACTGGTCAGCCTCAGTACGATCTGATGGCGGCGATATGCTTCGACCAGAAGGAGATATCAAAGGCTCCCTTGATGAATTGCGACCATCCATTGACCCTACGTTGAGCGATAGCGCGTCTCGACTCGAGACTCCTCTACCGCCTTCTACTCCTGTTGTGGACGATGACCCTGATCAGCTGGAAAAAGAGAAGGCGCGCAAAACTGCATTGATAAATGCTATCAGGCAGTTCAACTTCAAGCCTAAGAAAGGTGTCAAACTTCTATTACGTGATGGATTTATCGACAGTAACAGCCCTGCAGATATTGCCAATTTCCTCTTAAAGGAGGATAAGCTTGACAAAGCCCAAATTGGGGAGTACTTGGGAGAAGGTGACCAAGAGAATATTGACATCATGCACGCATTCGTTGATGCAATGGATTTTACCAAGAAACGGTTTGTCGATGCACTGCGCCAATTTCTACAGTCGTTCCGGCTGCCTGGTGAAGCTCAAAAGATCGACCGATTTATGCTCAAGTTTGCCGAACGCTATGTCATGGGGAATCCCAACGCTTTTGCGAATGCAGACACTGCCTATGTTCTTGCCTACTCTGTCATAATGTTGAACACGGATCAGCACAGCAGCAAAATTGCCAAACGCATGAGCAAGGAGGAATTCATCAAAAATAACCGTGGCATAAATGACAATGCAGATCTACCCGACGAGTATCTCCTGGGCATTTACGATGAAATCGCAAATAATGAAATCGTACTCACAAGCGAGCGTGAAGCTGCCGCAGTAGCCGGTACGGTCACAGCCAATCCCGCAGGCGGCCTCGCGGCTGGTATTGGCCAAGCTTTCTCCAACGTTGGCCGGGACTTGCAACGCGAGGCGTATGTGCAACAGTCCGAAGAAATTTCTCTGCGTTCAGAGCAATTATTCAAGAATCTCTTCAAGAGCCAGCGCCGGAATACTGCCAAGGCGGAACCCAGGTTTATCCCAGCAACATCATTCAAACATGTTGGGTCAATGTTCGATGTAACGTGGATGTCGTTCTTCTCGGCGCTATCCAGCCAAATCCAAAAATCTCATAATATTGAGGTGAATAAGCTTTGCTTGGAAGGCATGAAGCTAGCGACTCGAATTGCGTGTCTTTTTGAGTTGTCGACACCGAGAGAAGCCTTCATTTCTGCTCTGAGGAATACCACGAATCTGAACAATCCTCAGGATATGCAGGCAAAAAATATCGAGGCCCTCAAGGTCATCTTGGATCTTGGCCAGACCGAAGGGAATCTGTTGAGAGAATCATGGAAAGACATACTCATGTGCATCAGCCAACTTGATCGACTGCAACTCATAACTGGCGGTGTTGACGAAAGTACCATCCCGGATGTTTCTCAAGCTCGATTTATACCACCCCCAAGGACTGACACTTCAGACTCACGATCGTCGGCGCATTCGAGACAGAGACCAAGGCAAAGATCCGGGACGGGTCCGAGAGGATTCTCTCATGAAATTGCCCTAGAAAGCCGTTCGGATGACTTTATTCGCAGTGTTGATAGAATTTTCACGAATACCGCCAACCTCTCTGGTGAGGCTATGGTGCAATTTGCAAAAGCTCTCACCGAAGTGAGCTGGGACGAGATCAAAGTGTCTGGTTCCAACGAATCGCCTAGAACCTACAGTCTGCAGAAGATCGTTGAAATCAGCTATTACAACATGAACCGTGTTCGATTTGAATGGAGTAATATATGGGATGTTCTTGGAGAGCACTTCAACCAAGTTGGATGCCACAACAACATGAACATTGTTTTCTTCGCTTTGGATTCGCTTCGACAACTCTCCATGAGATTTATGGAAATTGAGGAACTGGCAGGCTTCAAGTTCCAGAAAGATTTTCTGAAGCCATTTGAGCACGTACTTGCTAACTCCCATAATGTCACAGTCAAGGACTTAGTTTTACGCTGCCTTATCCAGATGATCCAAGCGCGGGGAGGTAATATCCGATCTGGTTGGAGAACCATGTTTGGAGTATTCACAGTGGCTGCAAGAGAACCCCACGAGAGTATTGTGAATCTTGCTTATGAAAATGTTAATCAGGTCTATAAGACCAAGTTTGGCGTTGTGATTTCGCAAGGCGCCTTTACTGACCTAATTGTTTGTCTCACCGAGTTCTCCAAGAACTTAAAGTTTCAAAAGAAGAGCCTCGCTGCGTTGGAGCTACTCAAATCCATCATTCCTGCGATGCTGAAAACCCCTGAATGCCCATTGTCGCAGAAGTACAAGTCTATGCAAGGCAACACAAATGCCGACGCGCCGAACAAGACGTCGGATGGCCCTAAGAGGACGCTATCGAACACAACAGTTGAGGAAGGCTTCTGGTTCCCGGTGCTGTTTGCGTTTCACGATGTGCTCATGACTGGAGAGGATTTGGAAGTGCGGTCGAACGCCCTCGAATACTTCTTTGCTGCTCTTATCAAGTATGGCGGTGACTTCACACCTGAGTTTTGGGATATCTTGTGGCGACAGCAGCTTTATCCAATCTTCATGGTCTTGAGGTCAAGGCCAGAGATGACGAATGTGCTTAATCATGAAGAGCTTTCAGTTTGGCTTTCAACAACAATGATTCAGGCCCTTCGGAACATGATAACACTTTTTACCCACTACTTCGAGTCCTTGGAATATATGCTTGACCGCTTCTTGGAGTTGCTAGCATTGTGCATTTGCCAAGAAAATGACACAATATCTCGTATCGGAAGCAACTGCTTACAGCAACTCATTCTGAAAAATGTCACCAAGTTCACTCCAGAGCATTGGGCCAAGATAGTCGGCGCCTTTTGCGAGCTTTTTGAGCGCACGACGGCATATCAGCTGTTTACAGCGACAAACATGGGCACCACAGCTTCTCTGGCTTTACCCTCTAATGGGTTTGACTTCTCCGGGACCCTAAGCCCTACTGGAGAGACGGCTTCGGTTGATGAGAAATCTCTGAAGATCAACGGCACGAATGATGACTCTGGCGCCGTTTCCGACGGCGAGCCTATCCCCCGCCAACCGTCGCCGAAGCCCCTAGACGATGATATGGAAACTCCAGGCGGTATTGCCGGCCAGCCGTTAGAGGAATTCAGGCCATCATCAAATCTACAACAGCAACCTGTGGTTGTGACAGCAGCTAGACGTCGATTTTTTAACCGCATTATCTCACGCTGTGTCCTGCAGCTATTGATGATTGAGACAGTCAACGAACTCTTCAGCAATGACACAGTGTACGCTCATATTCCGTCAACTGAGCTATTGCGTTTGATGGCCTTGCTCAAACGGTCATTCCAATTTGCTCGCCGCTTCAATGAAGATAAAGAGCTTCGCATGAAGTTGTGGAGAGAAGGCTTCATGAAGCAGCCGCCCAACCTGCTTAAACAAGAGAGCGGCGCCGCGGCAACGTACGTATCTATTCTATTCAGAATGTTCGCCGATAACGCACCAGAGAGATTGGAGAGCCGCCCTGATATTGAGGCTGCCTTGGTACCACTTTGCAAAGACATCATTCAAGGGTACTCGGCTTTGGCCGAAGAATCACAGCACAGGAATATCATGGCATGGCGCCCCGTTGTCGTTGACGTACTAGAAGGTTATGCAACATTCCCGGAGGACGCTTTCAAGTCTCATATTCCAGACTTCTACCCTCTAGCTGTTGAACTCCTGACTAAGGAACTCAGTCAGGACCTCCGAGGCGCCCTCCTTATCGTTTTGAGACGTGTGGGCGAAGTCGGACTGGGTATTGAAGGCCTGACCAAGGCTGGAGAAAAGAGGAGGGAAAGTATCATAGGCGACTCTGCCGAAGAAGTTGCTGCAGGACAGGATGCATCCGCAATGAAGATGCTGTAA